Proteins encoded in a region of the Syntrophorhabdus sp. genome:
- a CDS encoding (d)CMP kinase, which translates to MTPRKNKIITIDGPSGAGKSTIARLLASTAGYTYIDSGAIYRGIAYAYKTRKNEETIEELLQTLPLSFEFGGDTRVALAGRDISGEIRQPDISLLASSLSQKQVVRDYANAIQRKLAGQGKVVLEGRDTGSVVFPDADIKFYLDARPDERANRRYNELVSRDPGHALSAVREDMEKRDRNDSERAIAPLVVPSDAIVLDTTGTDVQGVLRMVLAHIDKEDGS; encoded by the coding sequence GTGACTCCGAGAAAGAACAAGATCATCACCATAGACGGTCCGAGCGGTGCCGGCAAGTCGACCATTGCCAGGCTCCTCGCTTCGACGGCCGGATACACGTACATCGATTCCGGCGCCATTTACCGCGGCATCGCATACGCCTACAAGACGAGGAAGAACGAGGAGACCATCGAGGAACTCCTCCAGACGCTCCCTCTATCCTTCGAGTTCGGTGGTGATACGCGGGTCGCCCTGGCGGGCAGGGACATCTCCGGCGAGATCCGGCAGCCCGATATCTCACTGCTCGCATCCTCTCTGTCACAAAAACAGGTCGTGAGGGATTACGCGAACGCGATCCAGCGCAAGCTGGCCGGACAGGGGAAGGTGGTCCTGGAAGGGCGCGACACGGGCAGCGTCGTTTTCCCTGACGCCGATATCAAATTCTACCTCGACGCCCGTCCCGATGAACGGGCAAACCGCAGATATAACGAACTTGTGTCGAGGGACCCGGGCCACGCCCTGTCCGCAGTGAGGGAAGACATGGAAAAGCGGGACAGGAACGATTCCGAACGGGCCATCGCCCCCCTCGTCGTCCCGTCCGACGCCATAGTCCTCGACACAACGGGAACAGATGTGCAGGGCGTCCTCAGGATGGTCCTCGCGCATATCGATAAGGAGGACGGCTCGTAG
- the hisC gene encoding histidinol-phosphate transaminase, with protein sequence MKLSISDSVRNIPYYPKALMYGHEDGWVRLSSNENPYPPSEKVFESILDALFAINRYPGGEKELKDDLAGLYGLKGDNFLIGNGSNELIEMTFRAMKHATRTGVIVTESSFAFYDIAARIYGYETTKVPLTDLSTDLGKIAAAMDDRTRIIFLNNPLNPTGTIYHQEEFERFIGSIPPDVLLVVDEAYAEFAEIETFPRTLAFVEEHPVLILRTFSKAYGLAGLRVGYGIGDAELVSFLDRTKQPFSINLIAILAARAALNDDVRLAAVLANNRAAKSFYYDSLKALNLEYTPTEANFVLVKLGPRAEEITKRLFERKVLVRFMGAYGLPDSIRISFGTPHENTRCIEELKRLL encoded by the coding sequence ATGAAGCTCTCCATCAGTGACAGTGTCAGGAACATACCGTACTACCCGAAGGCCCTCATGTACGGCCACGAGGACGGATGGGTCCGCCTGTCGTCCAACGAGAACCCCTATCCCCCTTCGGAGAAGGTCTTCGAATCCATACTCGACGCCCTCTTCGCGATCAACCGGTATCCGGGAGGAGAAAAAGAGCTCAAGGACGACCTTGCGGGCCTCTACGGCCTCAAAGGGGACAATTTCCTCATCGGCAACGGCTCCAACGAACTGATCGAGATGACCTTCAGGGCCATGAAGCATGCCACACGCACGGGCGTCATCGTCACCGAGTCCTCATTCGCCTTCTATGACATCGCCGCCCGGATCTACGGGTACGAGACGACAAAGGTGCCCCTGACGGACCTCTCCACGGACCTCGGGAAGATAGCGGCCGCGATGGACGACCGGACCCGGATCATCTTCCTCAACAACCCCTTGAACCCCACGGGCACCATATACCACCAGGAGGAGTTCGAACGCTTCATCGGTTCCATCCCGCCCGACGTTCTCCTCGTCGTCGATGAGGCCTACGCCGAGTTCGCCGAGATCGAGACCTTCCCCAGAACACTCGCCTTTGTAGAAGAGCACCCCGTCCTCATCCTGAGGACCTTTTCCAAGGCCTACGGTCTCGCCGGCCTCAGAGTCGGATACGGGATAGGCGACGCAGAGCTTGTCTCCTTTCTCGACAGGACGAAGCAACCCTTCAGCATCAACCTCATCGCCATTCTCGCCGCCCGCGCCGCGCTCAACGACGACGTTCGCCTCGCCGCCGTCCTCGCCAACAACAGGGCAGCGAAAAGCTTCTACTACGACTCCCTGAAGGCGCTCAACCTCGAATACACACCCACGGAAGCCAACTTCGTCCTCGTCAAGCTTGGTCCCCGGGCCGAGGAGATCACGAAAAGGCTGTTTGAGCGAAAGGTCCTCGTGCGCTTTATGGGAGCCTACGGCCTGCCCGACTCCATCCGCATCTCCTTCGGCACCCCCCACGAGAACACTCGCTGCATCGAAGAGCTGAAAAGACTCCTTTAA
- a CDS encoding histidinol phosphate phosphatase domain-containing protein, which yields MIDLHTHTLLSDGELLPLELARRAKVKGYRVLGISDHVDQTTIEHVAVSILKLLKYAELHEGLRIVAGAELTHCPAKQIGELTALARRLGFSYVVVHGETIAEPVEEGTNAAAIEAGVDILAHPGLITPKEVEAAKERGVLLEITTRKGHSLTNGHVAKLAKAAGAKLVLNTDSHSPSDLVTDAEALRVALGAGLGEEDFTAMQQNAEALIRKITR from the coding sequence ATGATCGATCTGCACACACATACGCTGTTGAGCGACGGCGAACTCCTCCCCCTCGAACTCGCCCGCCGGGCAAAGGTCAAAGGTTATCGGGTACTCGGCATATCGGACCATGTGGACCAGACGACCATAGAGCATGTCGCCGTATCCATCCTGAAACTCCTGAAATACGCCGAGCTGCACGAGGGCCTGAGGATCGTGGCGGGGGCCGAGCTCACCCACTGTCCGGCGAAGCAGATCGGTGAGCTGACGGCGCTGGCACGCAGGCTCGGCTTTTCCTACGTTGTCGTCCACGGAGAGACCATCGCGGAGCCCGTGGAGGAAGGGACCAACGCCGCGGCTATCGAGGCGGGTGTCGACATCCTCGCCCATCCCGGCCTCATCACGCCGAAAGAGGTGGAGGCGGCGAAAGAGCGGGGGGTCCTTTTGGAGATAACAACGAGGAAGGGGCATTCCCTGACGAACGGTCATGTAGCGAAGCTGGCGAAGGCCGCGGGGGCCAAACTCGTCCTCAACACCGATTCACACAGTCCATCGGACCTCGTCACCGACGCGGAGGCCCTGAGGGTGGCACTGGGGGCGGGACTCGGCGAAGAGGATTTCACCGCCATGCAGCAGAACGCGGAAGCGCTCATCCGGAAGATAACAAGGTAA